A single genomic interval of Polaribacter vadi harbors:
- a CDS encoding DUF547 domain-containing protein — MKNIFIVLIAIFTLSQGNAQTSIYNDLLQKHVTKDGIVDYKSFKADKAKLDTYISYLEKTTPASSWSENKQKAFWINAYNAYTIKLILENYPLKSIMDIKQDGKTAWKIPFAKVGGKTYTLDYIEHEILRKNLFDPRIHVGVNCASVSCPKLGNIAFTEENIDANLEKLMKTFINDSSRNKITNNKVQISSIFDWFKEDFTKNGSVIDYLNKYSNTEINSNAAISYLKYDWSLNNK; from the coding sequence ATGAAAAACATATTTATAGTACTTATAGCAATTTTCACTTTATCACAAGGAAATGCGCAAACATCAATTTATAATGATTTATTACAAAAACACGTTACAAAAGACGGGATTGTAGATTACAAATCTTTTAAAGCTGATAAAGCAAAATTAGATACTTATATTTCTTATTTAGAGAAAACTACACCAGCAAGTTCTTGGTCAGAAAATAAGCAAAAAGCCTTTTGGATAAATGCCTACAATGCCTATACTATCAAACTTATTTTAGAAAATTATCCATTAAAATCAATAATGGATATTAAACAAGATGGAAAAACAGCTTGGAAAATTCCATTTGCGAAAGTTGGTGGCAAAACGTACACATTAGATTATATTGAACATGAAATTTTACGTAAAAACTTATTCGACCCAAGAATTCATGTAGGTGTAAATTGTGCTTCTGTTTCTTGTCCTAAATTAGGAAATATAGCTTTTACAGAAGAGAATATTGATGCCAATTTAGAGAAGTTGATGAAAACTTTTATCAATGATTCTTCAAGAAATAAAATAACGAATAACAAAGTTCAAATCTCATCAATATTTGATTGGTTTAAAGAAGATTTCACTAAAAATGGTTCTGTAATTGATTATTTAAACAAGTATTCAAATACAGAAATAAACTCAAATGCTGCAATAAGTTATTTAAAATACGATTGGAGTTTGAACAACAAATAA
- a CDS encoding M16 family metallopeptidase: MKNILFTFLLAASFIGCENSSEEKTEEKSPELSINYKKITLDNGLDVVFHVDKSDPVVAVELMVHVGSAREIEGRTGFAHLFEHLLFLESENLGKGGLDKMSARIGGSGANGSTSRDRTNYLQTVPKDALEKMIWAEADKLGYFINTVTDPVLAKEKQVVKNEKRQSVDNRPYGHNQYVIGKNLYPKDHPYNWQVIGSLEDLQNATLEDVKTFFKKWYVPNNSTLVLSGDIDVDQATEWVHKYFDEIPKGTEEIPALVKRPGKVDEIKSLYYEDNFARVPQLTMVWPSVPQFHEDSYALDVLAQYLTSGKKAPFNQVLVDDLKLTSNTTMYNYTSEIAGETQLIIRAFNDIKLDTIKAGVEKAFAKFEAEGISDKDLNRIKAGQETNFYQGLSSVLGKGTGLASYNTYTGNPGFVSEDIKKTLAVTTEDVMNVYNKYIKNKNYIATSFVPKNEANLALTGSVLADVVEEKIVIGAEESFDPKIAATYEKTPSSFDRSIEPPYGETPSLATPEVYKTSLNNGLKIFGIENDEVPLVQFNVTIDGGQLLESMDKLGVANLTAGILDKGTKNKTVAELEEAIQELGANINVYSGQEEITISATTLAKNYDQTLALVQEILLEPRFDDSEFALLKSATIARLRQEEASPNSVARNTYNELIYGKDNIRSKNNLGTVSSVESITLEDVKTFYNNYISPSVAKMLVVGDISEENVTNSLASLNDNWAAKEVTIPTYTTPEAPEKPTVYFYDIPNAKQSVLQFGAPALAATDDDFYAASVMNYILGGGGFASRLTQELREGKGYTYGIRSGFSGTKAKGDFTISSGVRSNVTLESAQAVKKILEEYPTTFSDKDLETTKSFLIKSNARAFETSRAKLNMLSNMSDYGWESDYVKDRENIVNTMTKERISELANKYINPNKMIWLVVGDADTQLERMKELGYGDPVLLNERQKKIKK; encoded by the coding sequence ATGAAAAATATATTATTTACCTTTTTACTTGCAGCTTCTTTTATTGGCTGTGAAAATTCATCCGAAGAAAAAACGGAAGAAAAATCTCCAGAACTGAGCATCAACTATAAAAAAATAACACTAGACAATGGTTTAGATGTTGTTTTTCATGTTGATAAATCTGATCCAGTTGTTGCTGTAGAATTAATGGTTCATGTTGGTTCTGCTAGAGAAATTGAAGGTAGAACAGGTTTTGCTCATTTATTTGAACATTTACTTTTCTTAGAATCAGAAAATTTAGGAAAAGGTGGTTTGGATAAAATGAGTGCAAGAATTGGTGGTTCTGGCGCAAATGGTTCTACGTCTAGAGACAGAACAAATTACCTACAAACTGTACCAAAAGATGCTCTTGAAAAAATGATTTGGGCAGAAGCAGATAAACTAGGATATTTTATCAATACAGTTACAGATCCTGTTTTAGCGAAAGAAAAACAAGTTGTTAAAAACGAAAAAAGACAAAGTGTAGATAACAGACCTTATGGACACAATCAATATGTAATTGGCAAAAATTTATATCCAAAAGATCATCCTTACAATTGGCAAGTTATTGGCTCTTTAGAAGATTTACAAAATGCTACTTTAGAAGATGTAAAAACGTTTTTCAAAAAGTGGTATGTACCAAACAATTCAACTTTAGTATTGTCTGGAGATATTGATGTTGATCAAGCTACAGAATGGGTTCACAAGTATTTTGATGAAATTCCTAAAGGGACAGAAGAGATTCCTGCACTTGTAAAAAGACCAGGAAAAGTTGATGAAATCAAGTCTTTATATTATGAAGATAACTTTGCAAGAGTTCCTCAATTAACAATGGTTTGGCCAAGTGTACCTCAATTTCATGAAGATTCTTATGCTTTAGATGTGTTAGCTCAATATTTAACATCTGGTAAAAAAGCACCTTTTAATCAGGTTTTGGTTGATGATTTAAAACTAACATCAAACACAACTATGTACAATTATACTTCTGAAATTGCTGGTGAAACTCAATTAATTATTAGAGCTTTTAATGATATAAAATTAGATACTATAAAAGCTGGGGTTGAAAAAGCATTTGCAAAATTTGAAGCTGAAGGAATTTCAGATAAAGATTTAAACAGGATAAAAGCTGGTCAAGAAACTAATTTCTACCAAGGTTTGTCTAGTGTTTTAGGCAAAGGAACTGGTTTAGCTTCTTATAACACGTATACAGGAAATCCTGGTTTTGTGAGTGAAGATATTAAAAAAACCTTAGCTGTAACCACAGAAGATGTAATGAACGTGTATAACAAATACATTAAAAACAAAAATTACATTGCCACTAGTTTTGTACCCAAAAACGAAGCTAATTTAGCCTTAACAGGTTCAGTTTTAGCAGATGTTGTAGAAGAAAAAATTGTAATTGGAGCAGAAGAAAGTTTCGATCCAAAAATTGCTGCAACTTATGAAAAAACACCTTCTTCTTTTGATAGAAGCATAGAACCTCCTTATGGAGAAACGCCATCTTTAGCAACTCCAGAAGTATACAAAACAAGCTTAAATAATGGTTTAAAAATATTCGGAATTGAAAATGATGAAGTGCCATTAGTACAATTCAATGTAACAATTGATGGGGGACAATTATTAGAGTCTATGGATAAATTAGGTGTTGCCAATTTAACTGCTGGGATTCTTGATAAAGGAACAAAAAACAAAACTGTAGCAGAATTAGAAGAAGCAATTCAAGAATTGGGGGCTAATATAAATGTGTATTCAGGTCAAGAAGAAATTACAATAAGTGCAACAACTTTGGCCAAAAATTATGATCAGACCTTAGCTTTAGTGCAAGAAATTCTTTTAGAACCAAGATTTGATGATAGCGAATTTGCCTTACTAAAAAGTGCTACAATTGCACGTTTACGTCAAGAAGAAGCAAGTCCAAATTCTGTTGCAAGAAATACGTATAATGAGTTGATTTACGGAAAAGACAATATCCGTTCTAAAAATAATTTAGGAACAGTTTCATCTGTAGAAAGTATCACTTTAGAAGATGTAAAAACTTTCTATAACAATTATATTTCGCCATCAGTTGCTAAAATGCTAGTTGTTGGTGATATTTCTGAAGAAAATGTAACGAATTCTTTAGCAAGTTTAAATGATAATTGGGCTGCAAAAGAAGTAACCATTCCAACCTATACAACTCCAGAAGCTCCAGAAAAACCAACCGTTTATTTTTATGATATTCCAAACGCAAAACAATCCGTTTTACAATTTGGTGCACCAGCTTTGGCTGCTACAGATGATGATTTTTATGCAGCTTCTGTAATGAATTATATTTTAGGTGGTGGTGGTTTTGCTTCTAGATTAACACAAGAATTACGTGAAGGAAAAGGATATACCTATGGAATTCGTTCTGGTTTTTCTGGCACAAAAGCAAAAGGAGATTTTACGATTTCTAGTGGAGTACGTTCTAATGTTACTTTAGAATCTGCACAAGCTGTAAAAAAGATTTTAGAAGAATATCCAACTACTTTTTCTGACAAAGATTTAGAAACTACTAAAAGCTTCTTAATTAAAAGTAATGCAAGAGCTTTTGAAACCTCAAGAGCAAAATTAAATATGTTGTCTAATATGAGTGATTATGGTTGGGAATCTGATTACGTTAAAGACAGAGAAAATATTGTAAATACAATGACTAAAGAGCGAATTTCTGAACTAGCAAACAAATACATCAACCCAAATAAAATGATTTGGTTGGTTGTGGGTGATGCAGATACGCAATTAGAAAGAATGAAAGAATTAGGGTATGGAGATCCTGTTTTGTTAAATGAAAGACAAAAGAAGATTAAGAAATAA
- a CDS encoding enoyl-CoA hydratase/isomerase family protein gives MITSRQNGSLYTNIQNNIATIEFGHPASNSFPSELLSRLTKELQTISQNDSVSVIILKSEGEKAFCAGASFDELVAITNLEEGKQFFAGFANVINAMRTCGKLIIGRVQGKTVGGGVGLAAACDYVLATESAAIKLSEFTIGIGPFVIEPAVKRKIGLAGLAELTLDATNWQNAYWAKEKGLYARVFESIKELDKEVEIFAEKLASYNPQALSEMKKVLWVNTDHWNSLLSERAKISGELVLSEFTKNALAKFSKK, from the coding sequence ATGATTACTTCAAGACAAAATGGAAGTTTATATACCAATATCCAAAATAATATTGCGACTATAGAATTTGGGCATCCTGCAAGTAATTCTTTTCCAAGTGAATTGTTAAGTAGATTAACAAAAGAACTACAAACAATTTCACAAAACGATTCAGTTTCTGTGATCATTTTAAAATCTGAAGGAGAAAAAGCCTTTTGTGCTGGTGCTTCTTTTGATGAATTAGTAGCGATTACAAATTTAGAAGAAGGCAAACAATTTTTTGCTGGTTTTGCCAATGTTATAAATGCCATGAGAACTTGTGGTAAATTAATTATTGGTAGAGTTCAAGGAAAAACTGTTGGAGGTGGAGTTGGTTTGGCTGCTGCTTGCGATTATGTTTTAGCAACCGAAAGTGCTGCTATAAAATTATCAGAATTTACAATTGGTATAGGTCCTTTTGTAATTGAACCTGCTGTAAAACGTAAAATAGGTTTGGCTGGTTTAGCTGAGTTAACCTTAGATGCCACAAATTGGCAAAATGCTTATTGGGCAAAAGAAAAAGGTTTGTATGCAAGAGTTTTTGAGAGCATTAAAGAGTTAGATAAAGAGGTTGAAATTTTTGCAGAAAAATTAGCTTCTTATAATCCACAAGCTTTATCAGAAATGAAAAAAGTTTTGTGGGTAAATACAGATCATTGGAATTCACTTTTATCAGAAAGAGCAAAAATTTCTGGAGAGTTGGTTTTATCAGAATTTACAAAAAACGCGTTGGCTAAATTTTCAAAAAAATAA
- a CDS encoding porin family protein, whose product MIKKLCIACIAIAFAGTVNAQDVKIGLKFGMNIASVNGGDANNLDSRTGFVGGVTAEIPIAEKFSIQPELLYSAQGAQQRDNFKYDLNYVSLPIMAKYYIANGFSVEAGPQFSFLVKDQLVPIDQNSGASKENTNAENFDLAANVGLGYQFQSGIFFQTRYNLGLIAITENPDIKNGVFQMTLGYQF is encoded by the coding sequence ATGATTAAAAAATTATGTATTGCTTGCATAGCTATTGCTTTTGCAGGTACAGTAAATGCACAAGATGTTAAAATTGGGCTTAAATTTGGAATGAATATAGCTTCTGTAAATGGAGGTGATGCTAATAACCTTGATTCTAGAACTGGGTTTGTTGGAGGAGTAACTGCTGAGATACCAATAGCAGAAAAATTCTCTATTCAACCAGAATTATTGTATTCTGCTCAAGGTGCACAACAAAGAGATAATTTTAAATACGATTTAAATTATGTTTCACTTCCAATAATGGCAAAATATTATATTGCAAACGGATTTAGTGTAGAAGCTGGGCCACAATTTTCTTTTTTAGTAAAAGATCAATTGGTGCCAATAGATCAAAATAGTGGAGCATCAAAAGAAAATACAAATGCAGAAAACTTTGATCTTGCTGCAAATGTTGGTTTAGGATATCAGTTTCAAAGTGGTATTTTTTTTCAAACAAGATATAATTTAGGATTAATTGCAATTACCGAAAATCCAGATATTAAAAATGGTGTTTTTCAAATGACTTTAGGATATCAATTTTAA
- a CDS encoding arsenosugar biosynthesis-associated peroxidase-like protein — protein MSKTYYDSGDLRKFGKITEWSEELGNKFFDYYGKVFEEGALTAREKSLIALAVAHTEQCPYCIDAYTKDTLQRGVTKEQMMEAIHVGAAIKSGATLVHGVQMMNKVNKLEM, from the coding sequence ATGTCTAAAACATATTACGATTCTGGAGATTTAAGAAAATTCGGAAAAATAACAGAATGGAGCGAAGAATTAGGAAACAAATTCTTTGATTATTATGGAAAAGTTTTTGAAGAAGGAGCGTTAACTGCTCGTGAAAAATCTTTAATTGCTTTAGCAGTTGCACACACAGAACAATGTCCATATTGTATAGATGCCTATACAAAAGACACTTTACAAAGAGGCGTTACTAAAGAGCAAATGATGGAAGCAATTCACGTTGGTGCAGCCATTAAAAGTGGTGCGACTTTGGTGCATGGAGTTCAAATGATGAATAAGGTAAATAAATTAGAAATGTAA
- the fabD gene encoding ACP S-malonyltransferase, translating to MKAYIFPGQGAQFSGMGLDLYEKFPLAQEYFEKANDILGFSITDIMFEGTAEQLKETKVTQPAIFLHSVILAKVLGDSFQPAMVAGHSLGELSALVAIGVLSFEDGLELVSKRALAMQKACETQKSTMAAIIGLEDALVEEVCAAVDGVVVAANYNCPGQLVISGEVEAVEKACEILKEKGAKMAVLLPVGGAFHSPLMEPAREELAAAIEATTFNEPICPVYQNVAAMAINDAATIKGNSVAQLTAPVKWTQCIQAMIADGATEFIEVGPGKVLQGLMRKIDRKVPASGAVV from the coding sequence ATGAAAGCATATATTTTTCCAGGACAAGGAGCACAATTTTCAGGAATGGGATTGGATTTATACGAAAAGTTTCCATTAGCACAAGAATATTTCGAAAAAGCAAACGATATTTTAGGGTTTTCTATTACAGACATCATGTTTGAAGGAACTGCTGAACAATTGAAAGAAACGAAAGTTACACAGCCTGCCATTTTTTTACATTCTGTAATTTTAGCAAAGGTTTTAGGTGACTCTTTTCAGCCAGCAATGGTTGCTGGGCATTCTTTAGGAGAATTATCGGCTTTGGTTGCAATTGGAGTTTTGTCTTTTGAAGATGGTTTGGAATTGGTTTCAAAAAGAGCTTTGGCAATGCAAAAAGCGTGTGAAACACAAAAATCTACAATGGCTGCAATTATTGGTTTAGAAGATGCTTTGGTGGAGGAAGTTTGTGCAGCAGTTGATGGAGTAGTAGTAGCTGCAAATTATAATTGTCCTGGACAATTAGTGATTTCTGGAGAAGTAGAAGCTGTTGAAAAAGCCTGTGAAATCTTAAAAGAAAAAGGTGCGAAAATGGCTGTATTATTGCCTGTTGGTGGTGCATTTCATTCGCCATTAATGGAACCTGCAAGAGAAGAGTTAGCTGCTGCAATTGAGGCAACTACTTTTAACGAACCAATTTGCCCTGTTTATCAAAATGTGGCAGCAATGGCTATAAATGATGCAGCAACTATAAAAGGAAATTCAGTAGCACAATTAACTGCGCCAGTAAAATGGACTCAATGTATACAAGCAATGATTGCTGATGGAGCAACTGAATTTATAGAAGTTGGCCCAGGAAAAGTGTTGCAAGGTTTAATGCGTAAAATTGATAGAAAAGTTCCTGCAAGTGGAGCTGTTGTTTAG
- a CDS encoding leucine--tRNA ligase: protein MQYNHQEIEKNWQKFWADNQTFKASNESEKPKFYVLDMFPYPSGAGLHVGHPLGYIASDIYARYKRHQGFNVLHPQGYDSFGLPAEQYAIQTGQHPAKTTEENIKTYRRQLDQIGFSFDWSREVRTSSPEYYKWTQWIFIQLFNSWYNKDTDKAEDISELEKTFKKEGNATVNAVCDEDIKSFSGDEWKAFSKAEQEEILLQYRLTFLSDTEVNWCPALGTVLANDEIVNGVSERGGHPVIRKKMTQWSMRISAYAQRLLDGLEKIDWPQPLKDSQTNWIGRSQGAMVTFKVASTTKKTTKEVKLSYKELETLKDLRVNLSKAEGLLWDELKNKKGASKFRKKYTIGAYLVDYISAAKKLIVEFSGKEDEAVRTTYFNDQGFNVIHFTKEEVTENVLKVVAKINNAIQFLKPIQKLENTSDDNSNAIEESYKIDVFTTRPDTIYGVSFMTLAPEHELVSKITTDAQKAEVEAYINATAKRSERDRMADVKTISGAFTGAYAIHPFSGEKVQIWIGDYVLAGYGTGAVMAVPCGDQRDYDFAKKFGIPIPNIFEGVDISEEAHAGKEGTVIANSDFLSGLKYKKALKLSIFELEKRGFGYGKINYRLRDAVFSRQRYWGEPFPVYYKDGMPQMIDEKHLPIVLPEVEKYLPTEDGKPPLGNATEWAWDSRGKKVVSNEKLKNKTVFPLELNTMPGWAGSSWYFNRYMDSNNSEEFASKESLEYWQDVDLYIGGSEHATGHLLYARFWQKFLFDKGIVPVDEFAKKLINQGMILGTSAFVFKATAFVKNGCAIDKSNDDVIEKIPNVFVSNNLFTNDDEFETVVKEYLLDKKLLNPNFADLVMITKTPLHADVSLVNASDELDVDGFKNHSLNSDYKEAHFILGDEKYVVSREVEKMSKSKYNVVNPDDIVAEYGADALRMFEMFLGPLEQTKPWKTSGISGVSSFLKKLWKLYFNGDNFEVSEESATKDELKVLHKTIKKVQEDIENFSFNTSVSTFMIAVNELTALKCNKREILEPLLVLLSPYAPHITEELYSKLGHKESISTAPFPIFDAKHLVESTKEYPISFNGKMRFTLELSLDLSKEEIEKVVMENEKTIAQLEGKTPKKVIIVPGKIVNIVG, encoded by the coding sequence ATGCAATATAATCATCAAGAAATAGAAAAGAATTGGCAAAAATTTTGGGCTGATAACCAAACTTTTAAAGCTAGTAATGAAAGTGAGAAACCTAAATTTTATGTGTTAGATATGTTTCCTTATCCTTCTGGAGCAGGCTTACATGTTGGGCATCCTTTAGGATATATTGCAAGTGATATTTACGCACGTTACAAACGTCACCAAGGTTTTAATGTATTGCATCCACAAGGTTATGATTCTTTTGGTTTGCCAGCAGAACAATATGCAATACAAACAGGGCAACACCCAGCAAAAACTACGGAAGAGAACATAAAAACCTACAGAAGACAGTTAGATCAAATTGGTTTTTCTTTTGATTGGAGCAGAGAAGTACGTACTTCAAGTCCTGAATATTATAAATGGACTCAGTGGATCTTTATCCAATTATTCAATTCTTGGTATAATAAGGATACAGATAAAGCAGAAGATATTTCTGAATTAGAAAAAACCTTTAAGAAAGAAGGAAATGCAACTGTAAATGCAGTTTGTGATGAAGATATAAAGTCTTTTTCTGGGGATGAATGGAAAGCTTTTTCAAAAGCAGAACAAGAAGAAATTTTATTACAATACAGATTAACATTTTTGTCTGATACAGAAGTAAACTGGTGTCCTGCTTTAGGAACAGTTTTAGCAAATGACGAAATTGTAAACGGAGTTTCAGAAAGAGGAGGTCATCCTGTTATCAGAAAAAAAATGACACAATGGTCTATGCGAATTTCTGCATACGCACAACGTTTGTTAGATGGTTTAGAAAAAATAGATTGGCCACAACCTTTAAAAGATTCTCAAACCAATTGGATTGGAAGAAGCCAAGGAGCCATGGTTACTTTTAAAGTTGCAAGTACTACTAAAAAAACCACGAAGGAAGTGAAATTGTCTTATAAAGAATTAGAAACTTTAAAAGATTTACGTGTAAATTTATCGAAAGCAGAAGGATTGCTTTGGGATGAATTAAAAAATAAAAAAGGTGCATCAAAATTTAGAAAAAAGTATACAATTGGTGCTTATTTGGTTGATTATATATCTGCTGCTAAAAAATTAATCGTTGAGTTTTCTGGGAAAGAAGATGAAGCTGTAAGAACAACGTATTTTAATGACCAAGGTTTTAATGTAATTCATTTTACAAAAGAAGAAGTTACAGAAAACGTATTAAAAGTAGTTGCTAAAATAAATAATGCTATTCAGTTTTTGAAACCAATTCAAAAATTAGAAAATACGAGCGATGACAACTCAAATGCAATCGAGGAATCTTACAAGATTGATGTTTTTACAACAAGACCAGATACCATTTATGGAGTAAGTTTTATGACTTTGGCTCCAGAGCACGAATTGGTGTCAAAAATTACTACAGATGCCCAAAAAGCAGAAGTTGAAGCGTATATAAATGCAACAGCAAAACGTTCTGAAAGAGATAGAATGGCTGATGTAAAAACCATTTCTGGAGCATTTACAGGAGCTTATGCAATTCATCCTTTTTCTGGTGAAAAAGTTCAAATTTGGATTGGAGATTACGTGTTAGCTGGTTATGGAACAGGAGCTGTAATGGCTGTTCCTTGTGGAGATCAACGTGATTATGATTTCGCTAAGAAGTTCGGAATTCCGATTCCAAATATTTTTGAAGGCGTAGATATTTCTGAAGAAGCACATGCTGGAAAAGAAGGAACTGTAATTGCAAATTCAGACTTTTTATCAGGATTAAAATATAAGAAAGCCTTAAAATTATCGATTTTCGAATTAGAAAAAAGAGGTTTTGGCTATGGAAAAATAAATTACAGATTAAGAGACGCAGTTTTTAGCAGACAACGTTATTGGGGAGAACCATTTCCTGTATATTACAAAGATGGAATGCCACAAATGATTGACGAAAAACACTTGCCAATTGTGTTGCCAGAAGTTGAAAAATACTTGCCAACTGAAGATGGAAAACCACCTTTAGGAAACGCAACAGAATGGGCTTGGGATTCTCGTGGAAAGAAAGTTGTGAGCAATGAAAAACTAAAAAACAAAACTGTTTTTCCTCTAGAGTTAAACACAATGCCTGGTTGGGCTGGAAGTTCTTGGTATTTTAACAGATATATGGATTCTAACAATTCAGAGGAATTTGCAAGCAAGGAATCTTTGGAATATTGGCAAGATGTAGATTTATATATTGGAGGTTCAGAACACGCAACTGGTCATTTATTATATGCACGTTTTTGGCAAAAATTCTTGTTTGATAAAGGAATTGTTCCTGTGGATGAATTTGCGAAAAAGTTGATTAATCAAGGAATGATTTTAGGAACTTCTGCATTTGTTTTTAAAGCAACTGCATTTGTTAAAAATGGCTGTGCAATCGATAAATCGAATGATGATGTTATTGAGAAAATTCCTAATGTATTCGTTTCAAATAATTTATTTACGAATGATGATGAGTTTGAAACAGTAGTGAAAGAATATTTATTAGATAAAAAATTATTGAATCCGAATTTTGCAGATTTAGTAATGATTACAAAAACACCTTTGCATGCAGATGTTTCTTTGGTAAATGCTTCGGATGAATTAGATGTTGATGGTTTTAAAAATCATTCATTAAATTCAGATTATAAAGAGGCTCATTTTATTTTAGGTGATGAAAAATATGTAGTTTCTAGAGAAGTAGAAAAAATGTCTAAATCGAAATACAATGTTGTAAATCCTGATGATATTGTTGCAGAATATGGAGCAGATGCTTTACGAATGTTCGAAATGTTTTTAGGACCTTTAGAACAAACCAAACCTTGGAAAACTTCGGGTATTTCTGGAGTTTCATCTTTCTTAAAGAAATTATGGAAATTGTATTTTAATGGCGATAATTTTGAAGTTTCAGAAGAAAGTGCAACCAAAGACGAATTAAAAGTTTTACATAAAACAATTAAAAAAGTACAAGAAGATATAGAGAATTTCTCTTTTAACACCTCAGTATCTACTTTTATGATTGCTGTAAATGAGTTAACTGCGTTAAAATGCAACAAACGTGAAATTTTAGAGCCATTATTGGTTTTATTATCACCTTATGCACCACATATTACAGAAGAATTATATAGTAAATTAGGACATAAAGAAAGTATTTCAACAGCTCCTTTTCCTATTTTCGATGCAAAACATTTAGTAGAAAGTACTAAAGAGTATCCGATTTCTTTTAACGGAAAAATGCGTTTTACCTTAGAGCTTTCTCTTGATTTATCGAAAGAAGAAATAGAAAAAGTAGTCATGGAAAATGAAAAAACAATTGCTCAGTTAGAAGGTAAAACTCCTAAGAAAGTAATTATAGTTCCTGGAAAAATTGTGAATATAGTAGGTTAA
- a CDS encoding SemiSWEET family sugar transporter, whose protein sequence is MNYFEIIGFFAAILTTVAFFPQVIKVYKTKETKSISLSMYIVFSIGVLFWLIYGLHLKSLPIVLANAITLISSIYILHMKIKHK, encoded by the coding sequence ATGAATTATTTTGAAATTATTGGTTTTTTTGCTGCTATTTTAACAACTGTGGCATTTTTTCCACAAGTTATAAAAGTATATAAAACAAAAGAAACCAAATCTATTTCTCTTTCTATGTATATCGTATTTTCAATTGGTGTTTTATTTTGGTTGATTTATGGTTTGCATTTAAAAAGTTTGCCAATTGTTTTAGCAAATGCAATAACGCTAATCTCATCAATCTATATTTTACATATGAAAATAAAACATAAATAG
- a CDS encoding queuosine precursor transporter, producing MTLKDKQLADTIYLILAAIFIASLVASNLIFQKFFYWEPFGMYHFEISVGILPYPITFLITDILSEIYGKRKANKVVVAGIFASLFSLLIILISDFAPAIESSPINDVTFHQVFGLSPLAVFASMIAYLFAQFVDIKIFHFWKNLTKGKHLWLRNNFSTFVSQFIDTFTVIFLLCIFKILPWEIFTSLLISGFLFKVIVAILDTPLLYGAVFFFRKKFKLSLNNELTDEFLYHQK from the coding sequence ATGACACTTAAAGACAAACAATTAGCGGATACAATTTACCTAATTTTAGCAGCAATATTTATTGCATCATTAGTGGCATCAAACTTAATATTCCAAAAGTTTTTTTATTGGGAGCCTTTTGGAATGTATCATTTTGAAATTTCTGTGGGTATCTTACCTTATCCAATTACTTTTCTAATTACGGATATTTTATCCGAAATATATGGAAAAAGAAAAGCTAATAAAGTTGTAGTTGCTGGTATTTTTGCTTCCTTATTTTCTTTGCTTATCATTTTAATTTCAGATTTTGCTCCAGCAATCGAAAGTTCTCCTATTAACGATGTAACTTTTCATCAAGTTTTTGGTTTATCACCTTTAGCCGTTTTTGCATCAATGATTGCCTATTTATTTGCACAATTTGTGGATATTAAAATTTTTCATTTTTGGAAAAATCTTACCAAAGGAAAACATTTATGGTTGCGTAATAATTTCTCCACATTTGTGTCTCAATTTATAGATACTTTTACAGTGATTTTTTTATTATGTATTTTTAAAATTTTGCCTTGGGAAATCTTTACAAGTTTATTAATTAGTGGATTTCTTTTTAAAGTAATTGTAGCTATTTTAGATACACCTTTATTATATGGAGCTGTTTTCTTTTTTAGAAAAAAATTTAAACTAAGCCTTAACAACGAACTTACTGATGAGTTTTTATATCATCAGAAATAA